In the genome of Misgurnus anguillicaudatus chromosome 11, ASM2758022v2, whole genome shotgun sequence, one region contains:
- the mad2l1bp gene encoding MAD2L1-binding protein, which translates to MEERSRIEFDSANMTVIKLRNVAEDRINNRLIHIDQLKTQEGDSKISTDGQIERNILSRVDDPQSSHESEGQDVCMLDNISNNERRIVCVDSYNTPIDKENINNPKESRTGQGCDGSGVGCQQIDTLASASDSQPGGESSTVFAHNLDDEEIFRRAKEEGRVSVVFPGRITQDGCCRFVCELLKCVLYQRQQLPMTYDQLVFLQKQQHNATQSEGVVNHRPVKNSGGLDWRRCQRTLQELDEVLAHLEALFSLSQVPRVLFMLGGSIILPTELYEINMDAVAVGAGENSLRTSACLRQVFRTLFVADLLSDVKSVRLMTTTVMALGHRDCGVTGLKPKLDFRVPTKVKRQVISIASDLSLVGELQKCNRDLEDYIWFQVPVTVKGFCK; encoded by the exons ATGGAAGAGAGATCGAGGATAGAGTTTGATAGTGCAAACATGACTGTCATTAAACTTCGTAACGTCGCCGAGGACAGGATAAATAACAGACTTATACACATCGATCAACTCAAAACTCAAGAGGGGGATTCAAAGATTTCaacagatggacagatagagagGAACATTTTGTCCCGTGTCGACGATCCACAATCTTCTCACGAGTCAGAGGGGCAGGATGTGTGTATGCTTGATAACATTAGCAATAATGAGAGACGTATAGTTTGTGTGGACTCTTACAATACTCCAATAGACAAAGAAAACATTAATAACCCAAAAGAGTCAAGAACAGGACAAGGCTGTGATGGTTCTGGTGTAG gttGCCAGCAGATTGACACATTAGCCAGTGCGTCTGATAGTCAGCCTGGTGGGGAATCCAGTACAGTGTTTGCACACAATTTAGATGATGAGGAAATATTCAGAAGAGCAAAAGAGGAAGGACGGGTGTCTGTTGTTTTCCCAGGACGAATCACACAGGACGGCTGCTGTAGATTTGTTTGTGAGCTTCTAAAGTGTGTCCTTTATCAGCGACAACAGCTGCCCATGACCTATGACCAATTGGTGTTCCTTCAGAAACAGCAGCATAATGCCACACAG TCGGAGGGTGTGGTGAACCATCGGCCTGTAAAGAATTCAGGAGGTTTGGATTGGCGTCGTTGCCAGCGAACATTGCAGGAGCTGGATGAAGTGCTGGCTCACCTTGAAGCCCTGTTCTCTCTTAGCCAAGTCCCCCGTGTGCTTTTTATGCTTGGAGGGTCTATAATCCTCCCCACCGAGCTGTATGAGATCAACATGGACGCAGTAGCCGTCGGGGCTGGAGAAAACAGTTTAAGGACCTCAGCATGTCTAAGACAGGTCTTCCGCACACTCTTTGTGGCCGACTTGCTGTCGGATGTGAAGTCTGTTCGTCTCATGACCACCACAGTGATGGCTTTGGGTCACAGGGATTGTGGCGTGACTGGATTGAAACCAAAACTAGATTTTAGGGTTCCCACAAAAGTGAAACGACAGGTCATCTCTATAGCTAGTGATTTGTCCCTCGTCGGGGAGCTGCAAAAATGTAACCGGGACCTGGAGGATTATATATGGTTTCAGGTTCCTGTCACTGTCAAAGgtttttgtaaatga